The proteins below come from a single Salvelinus alpinus chromosome 18, SLU_Salpinus.1, whole genome shotgun sequence genomic window:
- the LOC139543485 gene encoding protein ERGIC-53-like isoform X3 has translation MAVSIGRCLAADACLLILTLTFHHSNADNIVAGASTEEAPHRRFEYKYSFKGPHLSQTDGIIPFWVHSGNAIPSADQVRITPSLRSQKGSVWTKNTVNFDHWEAEVTFRVSGRGRMGADGLAIWFTTAQGLDGPVYGAADNWIGIGVFFDSFDNDGKKNNPAVLVVGNNGKLVYDHPNDGTTQALGTCLRDFRNKPYPVRAKITYYKKTLTVLINNGFTPDKDDYEFCTKVDNMIIPQEGYFGISAATGGLAGDDHDVLSFLTFRLTEPGQELPAPEAEIPKEEQDKYQEEFEDFQQELDKKKEDYQKEHPEVQREPIEDMYESVNDRDIRQVFEGQSQIHLEIKQLHRQMAMILDEQNRYVSVVTDEISKRQGELVGQAPSQEMGAVVATQQEILRNLNELKSVPRHNPVSEL, from the exons ATGGCGGTCTCCATAGGAAGGTGTCTGGCTGCTGATGCTTGTTTATTAATATTAACTTTAACATTTCACCACAGTAATGCCGATAATATCGTTGCCGGTGCATCGACTGAAGAAGCTCCACACCGTCGATTTGAATACAAGTACAGTTTCAAGGGACCACACCTGTCTCAAACCGACGGGATTATTCCTTTTTGGGTGCACAGTGGAA ATGCCATCCCCAGTGCCGACCAGGTCCGTATCACCCCCTCTCTCAGGAGTCAGAAGGGCTCAGTCTGGACCAAAAACACGGTCAACTTTGACCACTGGGAGGCTGAGGTGACCTTTCGTGTATCTGGACGGGGGAGGATGGGAGCCGACGGCCTG GCGATATGGTTCACCACTGCACAAGGCCTAGATGGTCCTGTCTATGGAGCCGCTGACAACTGGATCGGCATCGGTGTCTTCTTCGATTCCTTTGACAACGATGGGAAG AAAAATAACCCTGCTGTGCTGGTGGTGGGAAACAATGGCAAACTTGTTTATGATCACCCAAA TGATGGCACGACTCAAGCCCTGGGAACATGCTTAAGAGACTTTCGTAACAAACCCTATCCTGTCAGAGCCAAAATAACATACTACAAGAAGACACTAACG GTGCTGATTAACAATGGTTTCACGCCAGATAAGGATGACTATGAGTTCTGTACCAAGGTGGACAACATGATCATTCCTCAGGAGGGCTACTTTGGCATCTCAGCTGCCACGGGTGGTCTAGCAGGTG ATGACCATGATGTCCTGTCCTTCTTGACGTTCAGACTAACAGAACCTGGCCAAGAACTG CCTGCACCTGAAGCAGAGATCCCCAAGGAGGAGCAGGACAAGTACCAGGAGGAATTTGAGGACTTTCAGCAGGAGCTGGACAAAAAGAAAGAGGACTATCAGAAGGAGCATCCGGAAGTCCAGAGAGAACCCA TCGAGGACATGTACGAGAGTGTCAACGACAGGGATATCCGCCAGGTGTTTGAGGGTCAGAGCCAGATCCACCTGGAGATCAAACAGCTTCACCGTCAGATGGCCATGATCCTCGACGAACAGAACCGCTATGTTTCTGTGGTTACAGACGAGATATCCAAACGCCAAGGGGAGTTGGTGGGACAG GCTCCTAGTCAAGAAATGGGTGCAGTGGTCGCAACACAACAGGAGATACTGAGAAACCTGAACGAGTTGAA atctgtgcctcgacacaatcctgtctcggaactctag